CTAGCGCGAGGTGCCGGGCCAGATGAGGTCGGGGGCGGGGCAGGCGGGGCGGCCGAGGAGGTAGCCTTGGGCGTAGTCGACGCCGGCTTCGACGGCGGCTTCGAACTCGCCCAGGGTCTCGATCCCTTCGGCGACGGTCTTGGCGTTCATCTCCCTGCACAGGTTGACGATCGAGCACAGGAGCTTGAAGGGGCGGTTGCCCGGGGCGCAGCCGAGGATGAGCTCGCGATCGAGCTTGACGATCTCCGGCCGCAGGTCGGCGATGTACTTCAGGTTCGAGAAGCCCGCCCCCAGATCGTCGATGGCGAGCGAGATCCCCTTCTGGCGGAGCTCGGCCAACACGCTGTGGCACTGGGTGAAGTACTTGATCGGCACCGACTCGGTGATCTCGACGGTCACCGGGTGCCGGTGGCGGAACATCGGATCGTCGGGCCGCACCAGCCAGCCGTAGTCGAATTCGTGCGGATCGATGTTGAGGAAGAGCGGATAGTGCGGACAGAGCCGCGCCGCCTGATCGCGGTGCAGGCGACCGAGCTCTGCGACCCGCCCGGCCTGGACCGCCGCGTCGAAGATCTCCGGCGTGCTCTTGAAGAGTGGATTCGTGTTCCGGGCGAGCGCTTCGTAGGCGAGGATGCGCCGGGTGTGAATGTCGGCGATCGGCTGGAAGACGATCCCGACCTCAGCGCCGTCCACGAGATCGTGGATGGCGCGGATCTTTTCGGCGTTCATCATCAACGGAGTCGGCCCATCCAGCGCGTCAGGATATCAGCGGCGAGGGGTCAGAGCCTGGGCTCGCGGCCGGTCAGGCGGCGAAAGGCCTCGACGTAACGGTCGCGCGTCCCGGCGACGACCTCCGGTGCGAGCTCGGGCGGCGTCGATTCGTGGTCCCAGCCCGAGGCGTCGAGCCAGTTGCGGACGAACTGCTTGTCGAACGAGGCCGGTTCGGCACCGGGCCGCCAGGCGCCCGCCTCCCAGTAGCGCGAGGAATCCGGGGTCAGGGCCTCGTCGATCAGAACGATCTCGCCGTCGATCGTGCCGAACTCGAACTTGGTGTCGGCGAGCAGGAGGCCGACCGACTCGGCATGCTCCGCCCCCGCCCGGTAGAGCGCCAGCGTCAGGTCGCGCAGCCGATCGGCCGTCGGGCTCCCGACGCCGGCCTCGAGGGTCGCGAAGTCGACGTTCTCGTCGTGGCCCGATTCGGCTTTGGTGGCCGGCGTGAAGATCGGTTCGGCGAGGCGGCTGGCGCGCTCGAGCCCGGGCGGCAGCGCAATGCCGCAGGCGGTGCCGGCAGCGCGGTACTCCTTGAAGGCGCTGCCGGCGAGGAATCCACGCGCCACGCATTCGAACGGCAGC
The nucleotide sequence above comes from Thermoanaerobaculia bacterium. Encoded proteins:
- a CDS encoding phosphoribosylaminoimidazolesuccinocarboxamide synthase; amino-acid sequence: MGDRSAIWQTDLPGLPAPRRGKVRDIYDLGDQILLVATDRLSAYDHILRPAIPGKGKILTQLTNFWMERLSGLVPNHLLATEVADFPASLQPHAAALDGRAVLVRKAAVLPFECVARGFLAGSAFKEYRAAGTACGIALPPGLERASRLAEPIFTPATKAESGHDENVDFATLEAGVGSPTADRLRDLTLALYRAGAEHAESVGLLLADTKFEFGTIDGEIVLIDEALTPDSSRYWEAGAWRPGAEPASFDKQFVRNWLDASGWDHESTPPELAPEVVAGTRDRYVEAFRRLTGREPRL
- a CDS encoding EAL domain-containing protein; the encoded protein is MMNAEKIRAIHDLVDGAEVGIVFQPIADIHTRRILAYEALARNTNPLFKSTPEIFDAAVQAGRVAELGRLHRDQAARLCPHYPLFLNIDPHEFDYGWLVRPDDPMFRHRHPVTVEITESVPIKYFTQCHSVLAELRQKGISLAIDDLGAGFSNLKYIADLRPEIVKLDRELILGCAPGNRPFKLLCSIVNLCREMNAKTVAEGIETLGEFEAAVEAGVDYAQGYLLGRPACPAPDLIWPGTSR